CAGGGCGCCGACGACCACGCCGGCGATGACCGGCACCTCCACCACCGGGTGACCGTCGTCATCCCTGACGACGACGTACCGGTCGCCGGCCTCGTGCGCGAGTTCCGCCGCCTTGTCGACGATCGCCTGACCCGTGACCTGTGCGGTGTAGGCC
This is a stretch of genomic DNA from Saccharothrix ecbatanensis. It encodes these proteins:
- a CDS encoding DUF4342 domain-containing protein, with protein sequence MTTKQQERAYTAQVTGQAIVDKAAELAHEAGDRYVVVRDDDGHPVVEVPVIAGVVVGALAPIVTSVAAIAALWCGWTITVERHQDRKGAPS